The following proteins are encoded in a genomic region of Tigriopus californicus strain San Diego chromosome 6, Tcal_SD_v2.1, whole genome shotgun sequence:
- the LOC131881833 gene encoding uncharacterized protein LOC131881833: MGLCHANIGNVDKPSWICYTAREEPHEPVQLNDGTNQTYKIGMLQSWVPESFVISTITQRAPARMDSFEECLQHCLEISCFAVAYHRLEKSCLFELEPIAFDYRDTSTAQIPVEPNFDVAFFVRPYVEDTEEILPVAELCQDQEDLPADWQYGSALYQPFTEETAATMEECMIKCNPDGECNKRIIFRTEDGACLIFQSKEIFHQESETNSVTPINHSGQQCVIKPVLSGRIRPKSYFWELKENEQLAEPRERHFFSSDTPQLNQERNECWEYCSQIPWCQAAIEFLYQSVGTCQFYDREESIITSQDVQTRNIPEPIAVTGMIGKIFTDENFCHNGGVLGEEFSKHFFTTTEAQCDFLQLCSKTTIIGTCCYVGRETKPQPLIVKGCEMQPFLAPQDIIDVDDEILGNFLMINATSYEECVRSCSWEQHCFGLLYIPSSQECGRIIQPSTATTKGTNFVDALKRNGNSDDEVEVLMAFIIPHCPPCVQRVLMQEQISFKDEIQCTLTSQESCSDVYKTIFKTQEVEECKESFVKNCHIEYEMVPRTEKVEICHSPLTRDCNEEGPETCTTEFETVCDTTYHENEVTDDVANCNTVKEDVCDSDGENCRMVPRQVCQVDTVSSKKLTPEMDCRQEAREVCGPEICPIVQGERICVDELKTFVQEVPQEKCQISPKTVCDKVHKVVPKLEMNQECIDVPQEICQSGQVEANKEKIPIVKEWCHLLKETLLKETQLKRICPGGKLISIIIRRKFIDRRRWLSKASPYSPLLEELAITSADQEDQGHMDQVTLASSSF, encoded by the exons ATGGGTTTGTGCCATGCAAACATTGGGAATGTAGATAAACCCTCTTGGATATGCTACACAGCCAGAG AGGAGCCCCACGAACCAGTACAATTGAATGACGGCACAAATCAAACGTACAAAATTGGAATGTTACAATCCTGGGTGCCTGAGAGTTTCGTCATTTCAACAATTACACAACGTGCGCCAGCCAGAATGGACTCTTTCGAGGAGTGCCTTCAGCACTGCCTAGAAATCTCGTGTTTTGCCGTGGCTTATCACAGACTCGAAAAATCTTGTCTTTTTGAGTTGGAACCCATCGCTTTCGATTACCGAGATACATCAACAGCACAAATACCTGTAGAGCCAAACTTCGATGTTGCATTCTTCGTCCGACCCTACGTTGAAGATACCGAGGAAATACTCCCCGTTGCCG AGTTGTGCCAAGACCAAGAGGATCTTCCAGCCGATTGGCAATACGGGAGCGCCTTGTACCAGCCTTTCACTGAAGAAACAGCCGCAACAATGGAAGAATGTATGATCAAATGCAATCCAGATGGGGAATGCAACAAAAGGATCATCTTCCGTACGGAAGATGGAGCATGCTTGATTTTCCAGTCCAAAGAGATCTTCCATCAAGAGTCGGAAACAAACAGTGTCACCCCAATCAACCATTCTGGACAACAATGTGTGATCA aACCTGTCTTGTCCGGACGAATCCGCcccaaatcatatttttgggagttgaaagaaaatgagcaGCTCGCGGAACCCCGTGAGCGTCATTTCTTCTCATCCGACACGCCCCAATTAAATCAGGAACGGAACGAATGCTGGGAATACTGCAGCCAAATTCCCTGGTGTCAAGCTGCTATCGAATTCCTATATCAATCTGTAGGCACATGTCAATTTTACGACCGAGAGGAAAGCATTATCACATCACAGGATGTTCAAACCAGGAACATACCTGAGCCTATCGCCGTGACTGGAAtgattggaaaaatattta CCGACGAGAATTTCTGCCATAATGGTGGTGTACTCGGTGAGGAATTTTCGAAGCATTTTTTCACTACAACCGAGGCACAATGCGATTTTCTCCAGTTATGCTCCAAAACTACGATCATAGGAACCTGCTGTTATGTGGGTCGAG AGACCAAGCCACAACCATTAATTGTTAAAGGCTGCGAAATGCAGCCTTTTCTTGCGCCTCAAGACATCATAGATGTAGATGATGAAATCCTTGGCAACTTTCTTATGATAAATGCTACCTCTTATGAAGAGTGCGTCCGAAGCTGCAGTTGGGAGCAACATTGCTTTGGACTGCTTTATATCCCATCTTCACAAGAATGCGGGCGGATTATCCAGCCATCAACCGCAACAACAAAGGGCACAAATTTCGTCGATGCCTTAAAACGCAATGGTAACAGTGATGACGAGGTGGAGGTTTTGATGGCTTTTATTATCCCTCATTGCCCACCTTGTGTTCAACGAGTACTGATGCAAGAGCAAATCTCCTTCAAAGATGAGATTCAATGCACTCTCACCTCTCAAGAGTCATGCTCAGATGTGTACAAGACCATCTTCAAGACCCAAGAG GTCGAGGAGTGTAAAGAGAGCTTTGTGAAAAACTGTCACATAGAATATGAGATGGTGCCCAGGACGGAGAAGGTCGAGATTTGCCATTCGCCTTTGACCCGAGATTGCAATGAAGAGGGCCCCGAGACTTGCACCACCGAATTCGAGACCGTGTGTGACACCACCTATCATGAGAACGAAGTCACCGATGACGTGGCCAACTGCAACACCGTCAAGGAAGATGTGTGCGACTCCGATGGCGAAAACTGTCGAATGGTGCCGCGACAAGTGTGCCAAGTGGACACTGTATCCAGTAAGAAGCTCACCCCGGAAATGGATTGCCGTCAAGAGGCTCGAGAGGTGTGTGGACCCGAGATCTGTCCCATTGTCCAAGGAGAGCGCATTTGCGTCGATGAGCTCAAGACTTTTGTGCAGGAGGTGCCGCAAGAGAAATGCCAGATCTCACCCAAGACGGTTTGCGACAAAGTCCACAAGGTCGTTCCGAAATTGGAGATGAACCAGGAGTGCATTGATGTGCCCCAAGAGATCTGCCAGAGCGGTCAGGTTGAGGCCAATAAAGAAAAGATCCCCATTGTGAAAGAGTGGTGCCACCTGCTGAAGGAGACTCTGCTGAAGGAGACTCAGCTGAAGAGGATATGTCCGGGAGGTAAactcatcagcatcatcatccgAAGAAAGTTCATCGATCGAAGACGATGGCTCAGCAAGGCTTCTCCGTACTCCCCTCTTTTGGAAGAACTAGCCATCACAAGCGCGGATCAAGAGGATCAAGGGCACATGGACCAAGTGACATTGGCCAGTAGTAGCTTCTAG
- the LOC131882388 gene encoding uncharacterized protein LOC131882388, with translation MESSDHISTSNFPYMVAYLEPRCFNSDGTTVSAVEEVCAGLELPSEDVVFRIEKDSKIVFEKDGAGEACGFDCERNPSCKMWARFTEKDTCRMWGDSPGPTVTPKCVLDSIPGKAYSTVTHYQLKHKKLITEENAAVYGVDDTNKCWNICAKNPLCQELAIHESRCYIFQGSSQFDSPDPTFSEDFLSLKLKFYGT, from the exons ATGGAAAGTTCTGACCACATTAGTACTTCCAATTTTCCATACATGGTGGCTTATCTTGAGCCAAGATGTTTTAACTCCGATGGAACTACGGTATCTGCCGTTGAAG aGGTATGCGCGGGTCTGGAATTGCCTTCAGAAGACGTGGTATTTAGGATCGAAAAAGATTCaaagattgtttttgaaaaagatggagCAGGTGAAGCTTGTGGTTTTGACTGTGAACGTAACCCGTCTTGCAAGATGTGGGCCCGTTTCACCGAAAAAGACACTTGCAGGATGTGGGGAGACTCACCAGGCCCAACTGTTACTCCGAAATGCGTCTTGG ATTCAATACCTGGCAAAGCATATTCTACAGTTACTCACTATCAGTTGAAACACAAGAAACTTATCACCGAAG aAAACGCAGCCGTTTATGGGGTTGACGACACCAATAAGTGTTGGAATATCTGTGCCAAGAATCCATTGTGCCAAGAATTGGCTATCCATGAAAGCAGATGCTACATATTTCAAGGAAGCTCACAATTCGACAGCCCTGACCCTACCTTTAGTGAGGACTTTTTGAGCCTGAAGCTCAAGTTTTATGGTACGTGA